The following coding sequences lie in one Myxococcales bacterium genomic window:
- a CDS encoding OmpA family protein produces MKKAAHSSGDYLASASDLMASLVFVFVIVAVLFALRSKDAQDAATTAQRRADAEQTQLKQANQAVVGAAAARKDLLDKVKAALKQHSIKVEVTADGIRFESEVLFASNESRLTKAGQDALDKLGKELKRLLPCFVPSKTNSSAPCEANRIYPGGIDALLVEGHTDARPIPEVGHDGGDGNWRLSTERALAAFQVLEPQLRDFRNLNGQRLLGISGYGSSRPTERDASADGSAADLEPHASADGSAADLARDRRIEIRILMAAPSVQGGDGGAE; encoded by the coding sequence ATGAAGAAGGCGGCCCACTCGTCCGGTGACTACCTCGCTTCGGCGAGCGACCTGATGGCGTCGCTCGTGTTCGTCTTCGTGATCGTGGCGGTCCTGTTCGCGCTCCGTTCCAAAGACGCCCAAGACGCCGCGACGACGGCGCAGCGCCGGGCCGATGCGGAGCAGACGCAACTCAAGCAGGCAAACCAAGCGGTCGTCGGCGCCGCCGCCGCGCGCAAGGACCTGCTCGACAAGGTCAAGGCGGCGCTCAAGCAGCATTCTATCAAGGTGGAGGTCACCGCCGACGGGATACGCTTTGAATCGGAGGTCCTCTTCGCCTCCAACGAGTCACGCCTGACGAAGGCAGGGCAGGACGCGCTAGACAAACTCGGGAAAGAGCTCAAACGCTTGCTGCCATGTTTCGTACCGTCCAAGACGAACAGCAGCGCGCCGTGCGAGGCGAATCGAATCTATCCGGGCGGGATAGACGCCCTGCTCGTAGAGGGCCACACCGACGCGAGGCCAATCCCCGAAGTCGGCCATGATGGGGGAGACGGCAACTGGCGCCTCTCGACAGAACGAGCTCTCGCGGCCTTCCAGGTGCTGGAGCCGCAGCTCCGCGACTTCAGGAACCTGAACGGGCAGCGCCTGCTCGGGATCTCCGGCTATGGTTCTTCGCGCCCCACTGAACGCGACGCCTCCGCCGACGGATCCGCGGCGGACCTTGAACCCCACGCCTCCGCCGACGGATCCGCGGCAGACCTCGCGAGGGATCGCCGCATCGAGATCCGCATCTTGATGGCCGCGCCCAGCGTGCAGGGGGGCGACGGTGGAGCTGAGTAG
- a CDS encoding transposase, whose amino-acid sequence MSDLETGEPVWIGHGRSEATLRGWLESLSLEQRSTIKLFAMDLHRGFWNAVDGVPGLEHALVVHDPFHIMKLAGAMLDGSVASLLPRGPGARRRQGTPLAPAPRLGAHGKASARPEDAPRANKTLAAYQIRRSREVLRRLIEAR is encoded by the coding sequence GTGAGCGACCTGGAGACGGGCGAGCCAGTGTGGATCGGCCATGGCCGAAGCGAAGCGACGCTGCGGGGCTGGCTCGAAAGCCTGTCGCTCGAGCAGCGAAGCACCATCAAGCTCTTCGCCATGGACCTGCACCGGGGCTTTTGGAACGCGGTCGACGGCGTTCCGGGCCTCGAGCACGCTCTCGTGGTGCACGACCCGTTTCACATCATGAAGCTCGCCGGGGCCATGCTCGACGGGTCCGTCGCGAGTCTTCTTCCGCGCGGGCCCGGTGCGCGCCGTCGGCAAGGGACGCCGCTGGCTCCTGCTCCGCGCCTGGGAGCGCACGGGAAGGCCAGCGCGCGACCTGAAGATGCTCCTCGCGCAAACAAGACCTTGGCTGCCTACCAGATCAGGAGGAGCCGCGAAGTCCTGCGGCGCCTGATCGAAGCGCGATGA
- a CDS encoding PQQ-binding-like beta-propeller repeat protein: MKGLDRARLAALGLIVALPGCGEAFSMAAPSTFRAPATSFARVLKASATEPALREVIAAESLRDVRPMGTRALLDFRGEDGGSGAFGTGSFGAYPICGPLEMRELRGGRRVWSVQRAPGCDDEIISVNPRLVVLGLRGDGEAARFQLATLDTATGKTVASVAAERPAQATASGEALVLVQGKAGGRRASLHEGDQLSRKWEAKLGDEAQLSAKVVTVGESVIVLGSKVTVIARGSGQVVKSIDFGAGSLTLDALPTGDAVYALGANAKAKTARLSRITSDGKLAWTNTTAKGALDVVTSAGPLLVDGAAVTALKAADGSPAWTAKLPAAASGAGLVVGSRVLFPHSEGVTALDVATGALAYTVAPFAKDPKDAQSLAIADRLALAGDGLVVLDTAKGVAGIEVSDTKGNARWAIRVRSLPHVTRQGRLLSAFGKFDDSVAGAMLMRIRQNQAATTELFTTMNNMGGGGLTTGALEATMQMQSAGQAASAGNWGMFVEALNFRKREQVRASLAQARIDDGSNMILRPISWATGRGVLVVRKSDGAFREIVTGPPDVYEDAFRQASVAAYLPLAQTVVTFSEGLDASKWVDGKEQRAVQLVNRGLVAYGLDEASLHPAAEYAKRSVVPLGSFEGTTGPTMAPVAQ; the protein is encoded by the coding sequence ATGAAGGGCCTCGATCGCGCTCGACTCGCTGCGCTCGGTCTCATCGTCGCGCTGCCCGGCTGCGGAGAGGCCTTCTCGATGGCGGCGCCGTCGACGTTCCGCGCGCCCGCGACCTCCTTCGCGCGCGTCTTGAAGGCCTCGGCGACGGAGCCGGCCCTCCGCGAGGTGATCGCGGCCGAGTCGCTGCGCGACGTGCGCCCGATGGGCACCCGAGCGCTGCTCGACTTCCGTGGGGAGGACGGAGGGAGCGGTGCGTTCGGTACGGGATCGTTCGGCGCGTACCCGATCTGCGGACCGCTGGAGATGCGTGAGCTCCGCGGTGGTCGGCGTGTCTGGAGCGTTCAACGAGCCCCGGGCTGCGACGACGAGATCATCAGCGTCAACCCGCGGCTCGTGGTCCTCGGCCTGCGCGGTGACGGAGAGGCGGCCAGGTTCCAGCTCGCCACGCTCGACACAGCGACCGGGAAGACCGTCGCGTCCGTCGCCGCCGAACGGCCGGCGCAAGCCACCGCCAGCGGCGAGGCGCTCGTGCTCGTGCAGGGCAAGGCCGGCGGGCGAAGAGCCTCTCTTCACGAGGGCGATCAGCTCTCTCGCAAGTGGGAAGCGAAGCTCGGCGACGAGGCGCAGCTCTCTGCGAAGGTCGTGACGGTCGGCGAGAGCGTCATCGTCCTGGGGTCGAAGGTGACGGTCATCGCGCGAGGCAGCGGGCAAGTGGTGAAGTCGATCGACTTCGGCGCCGGCTCCTTGACGCTCGACGCTCTCCCGACCGGCGACGCCGTCTACGCGCTCGGGGCGAACGCGAAGGCCAAGACGGCGCGGCTCTCCCGCATCACGAGCGACGGCAAGCTCGCTTGGACGAACACGACGGCGAAGGGCGCGCTCGATGTGGTGACCTCGGCGGGCCCGCTCCTCGTCGACGGGGCAGCGGTGACCGCGCTCAAGGCGGCGGACGGCTCTCCGGCCTGGACGGCCAAGCTCCCCGCCGCGGCGAGCGGCGCTGGGCTCGTCGTCGGATCGAGGGTCCTTTTTCCGCATTCCGAGGGCGTCACTGCGCTCGACGTTGCGACGGGCGCGCTCGCGTACACCGTCGCGCCTTTCGCCAAGGACCCGAAGGACGCGCAGAGCCTGGCGATCGCCGACCGGCTCGCGCTCGCGGGCGATGGACTCGTCGTGCTCGACACGGCCAAGGGCGTCGCCGGCATCGAGGTGAGCGACACGAAGGGCAACGCCCGCTGGGCCATCCGGGTGCGCTCGCTGCCGCACGTGACGCGGCAGGGGCGGCTCCTGTCGGCGTTTGGCAAGTTCGACGACAGCGTTGCCGGGGCAATGCTGATGCGGATCCGGCAGAACCAGGCGGCTACGACGGAGCTGTTCACCACCATGAACAACATGGGTGGGGGCGGCCTCACAACGGGCGCGCTCGAGGCGACCATGCAGATGCAGAGCGCCGGGCAGGCGGCGTCCGCGGGGAACTGGGGTATGTTCGTCGAGGCGCTGAACTTCCGGAAGCGCGAGCAGGTGCGCGCGTCGCTCGCGCAGGCGCGCATCGACGACGGGTCCAACATGATCCTGCGTCCGATCTCGTGGGCTACGGGTCGTGGCGTGCTCGTCGTGCGGAAGAGCGATGGGGCATTCCGCGAGATCGTGACCGGGCCGCCGGACGTCTACGAAGACGCGTTCCGCCAGGCCTCCGTCGCGGCTTACCTACCGCTAGCGCAGACGGTGGTCACGTTCTCGGAGGGCCTCGACGCCTCGAAATGGGTCGACGGCAAGGAGCAGCGCGCCGTGCAGCTCGTCAACCGCGGACTCGTCGCCTACGGGCTCGACGAAGCGAGCCTGCATCCCGCAGCCGAGTACGCGAAGCGATCGGTCGTGCCGCTGGGAAGCTTCGAGGGGACGACGGGGCCCACGATGGCGCCTGTGGCCCAGTAG
- a CDS encoding Mrp/NBP35 family ATP-binding protein — MPNDTPSARTIGPEDPLPGVKNVILVMSGKGGVGKSTTATNLALALKRAGYRVGLLDADIYGPSIPTMLGVSGRPVSTDGKTIEPLERFGVRLMSIGFLLEDPKQAVIWRGPMLHGALQQFLKDVSWGELDFLVMDLPPGTGDVTLTLSQRLGVTGAVVVTTPQSVATDDVFKSVSMCEKVNIEVLGVVENMSFFIDTAGVRHELFGKGGGQAIADFAKAPLLGQVPIDQRIREWGDKGTPLVQAEPDGPTAQVFAEIAQKLVEVVFAKAEAGDDDGPVIDRSGGPGGKKRLPVMK; from the coding sequence ATGCCCAACGACACGCCCAGCGCGCGCACCATCGGCCCTGAAGATCCGCTCCCCGGGGTGAAGAACGTCATCCTCGTGATGAGCGGCAAAGGCGGCGTCGGCAAGAGCACGACGGCCACCAACCTCGCGCTCGCCCTGAAGCGCGCGGGCTACCGCGTGGGCCTGCTCGACGCCGACATTTACGGCCCGTCGATCCCCACGATGCTCGGCGTGAGCGGGCGGCCGGTCTCCACCGACGGCAAGACCATCGAGCCGCTCGAGCGCTTCGGCGTGAGGCTCATGTCGATAGGCTTCCTCCTGGAGGACCCCAAGCAGGCGGTCATCTGGCGCGGCCCCATGCTCCACGGCGCGCTCCAGCAGTTCCTGAAGGACGTGAGCTGGGGAGAGCTCGACTTTCTCGTGATGGACCTCCCGCCCGGCACCGGCGACGTCACGCTGACCCTGTCGCAGCGCCTGGGCGTCACGGGCGCGGTGGTCGTCACGACCCCCCAGTCGGTGGCCACCGACGACGTCTTCAAGAGCGTGTCGATGTGCGAGAAGGTGAACATCGAGGTGCTCGGCGTCGTGGAGAACATGAGCTTCTTCATCGACACCGCCGGCGTGCGGCACGAGCTCTTCGGGAAGGGCGGCGGCCAGGCGATCGCCGACTTCGCGAAGGCCCCGCTGCTCGGCCAAGTGCCTATCGACCAGCGCATCCGCGAGTGGGGCGACAAAGGCACGCCGCTGGTGCAGGCCGAGCCAGACGGCCCGACGGCCCAGGTGTTCGCCGAGATCGCGCAGAAGCTGGTCGAGGTCGTGTTCGCCAAGGCGGAGGCCGGCGACGACGACGGCCCCGTGATCGACCGCAGCGGCGGCCCCGGCGGCAAGAAGCGCCTGCCCGTCATGAAGTGA
- a CDS encoding MoxR family ATPase, with protein MISFVRFTGTDSYLTNDALETAVNCALALERPLLVKGEPGTGKTLLAEAVAKSLGLPLLHWAVKSTTRAQDGLYVYDTVQRLYDARFGDGDVKDIRHYIKRGPLGEAFAAPSRVVLLIDEVDKADLEFPNDLLHELDRMRFVVGETGDEIVAKERPVVIISSNNEKELPDAFLRRCVFHFIDFPDPELMKRIVYVHHPDVDRELVDQAVVAFYRLRELPRIRKRPTTSELVDWITVLRKSGVGRERLVKELPFLGVLLKKEQDVELLAAAKKSGLFRS; from the coding sequence GTGATCTCCTTCGTCCGCTTCACCGGCACCGACTCCTACCTCACGAACGACGCCCTCGAGACCGCCGTCAACTGCGCGCTCGCGCTCGAGCGACCCCTGCTCGTGAAGGGAGAGCCCGGCACCGGCAAGACCCTACTGGCGGAGGCGGTCGCCAAGAGCCTCGGCCTGCCGCTGCTCCACTGGGCCGTGAAGTCGACGACGCGCGCGCAAGACGGCCTCTACGTCTACGACACCGTCCAGCGCTTGTATGATGCACGTTTCGGCGACGGCGACGTGAAGGACATCCGCCACTACATCAAGCGCGGCCCGCTCGGCGAGGCGTTCGCCGCGCCCTCGCGCGTGGTGCTCCTGATCGACGAGGTCGACAAGGCCGATCTCGAGTTCCCGAACGATCTCCTCCACGAGCTCGACCGCATGCGCTTCGTCGTGGGCGAGACCGGCGACGAAATCGTGGCCAAGGAGCGCCCGGTGGTCATCATCAGCTCGAACAACGAGAAGGAGCTGCCCGACGCTTTCCTGCGCCGGTGCGTCTTCCACTTCATCGACTTCCCCGATCCCGAGCTCATGAAGCGCATCGTGTACGTGCACCACCCGGACGTCGACCGCGAGCTGGTCGACCAGGCCGTGGTCGCCTTCTACCGCCTCCGCGAGCTGCCCCGCATCCGCAAGCGGCCTACCACGAGCGAGCTGGTCGACTGGATCACGGTGCTCCGCAAGTCGGGTGTCGGGCGCGAGCGCCTCGTGAAGGAGCTGCCGTTCCTCGGCGTGCTGCTGAAGAAGGAGCAAGACGTGGAGCTGCTCGCGGCGGCCAAGAAGAGCGGTCTGTTCCGCTCCTGA
- a CDS encoding FAD-binding protein translates to MAVEVLLELPDVALPSEAALTRAKVALGARLGDSKVDTSRDGCERFMRDDSDATGRLPSAVVHAANTDDVRACLAIAQDLGVPVTPRAAGTGRTGGAVPVAGGIVLATSALADIKEIDRDDLVAVVGPGVVTGELHAACEAEGLFYPPDPSSWQTCMIGGNVAENAGGPRAFKYGVTRDYVLGVEACLMGGEVLRPGRRTVKGVTGYDVTSLLVGSEGTLAVFSEVTLRLVRRPPAVHTLLALFDDVTAAARAVSGLVRVGHVPRCLELMDRETLVALRASGAAIDPRAGALLLCEVDGHPAAAEEAFERVGEQLSASPGILEVQVAQDEASRDRLWAARRALSGATRKLAKYKLSEDVVVPRSRLEELLVATRELAAEHGVRHLTYGHAGDGNMHVNFLWDAPEERPAVARAIEALMRTTVALGGTLSGEHGIGIAKAPYLALEQSPGLIRLQRDLKSVFDPRGLLNPGKIFPAPGHRAC, encoded by the coding sequence ATGGCAGTGGAGGTACTCCTCGAGCTCCCCGACGTGGCCTTGCCCTCCGAGGCGGCCCTCACGCGCGCGAAGGTCGCGCTCGGCGCGCGGCTCGGCGACTCGAAGGTCGACACGTCCCGCGACGGCTGCGAGCGCTTCATGCGCGACGACAGCGACGCCACCGGGCGCCTCCCATCGGCGGTGGTGCACGCGGCGAACACGGACGACGTGCGCGCGTGCCTCGCCATTGCGCAGGACCTCGGCGTCCCCGTCACGCCTCGCGCGGCCGGCACCGGGCGCACGGGCGGGGCCGTCCCCGTCGCCGGGGGCATCGTCCTCGCCACGTCGGCCCTGGCGGACATCAAGGAGATCGACCGCGACGACCTCGTCGCGGTCGTGGGGCCTGGGGTCGTCACCGGCGAGCTCCACGCGGCGTGCGAAGCGGAGGGGCTCTTCTATCCGCCCGATCCGAGCTCGTGGCAGACCTGCATGATCGGCGGCAACGTGGCCGAGAACGCGGGCGGCCCGCGGGCCTTCAAGTACGGCGTCACCCGGGACTACGTGCTCGGGGTCGAGGCGTGCCTCATGGGCGGCGAGGTGCTGCGCCCCGGGCGTCGCACTGTGAAGGGCGTCACCGGGTACGACGTGACCTCCCTCCTCGTGGGGAGCGAGGGCACCCTCGCGGTGTTCTCCGAGGTGACCCTCCGCCTCGTGCGGAGGCCGCCCGCGGTGCACACGCTGCTCGCGCTGTTCGACGACGTCACCGCGGCCGCGCGCGCGGTGAGCGGGCTCGTGCGAGTCGGCCACGTGCCGCGGTGCCTCGAGCTCATGGACCGCGAGACCCTCGTGGCGCTCCGCGCGAGCGGCGCCGCGATCGACCCACGCGCCGGGGCGCTGCTCCTCTGCGAGGTCGACGGGCACCCCGCCGCCGCGGAGGAGGCGTTCGAGCGCGTCGGGGAGCAGCTCTCGGCGTCGCCTGGGATCCTCGAGGTGCAGGTGGCCCAGGACGAGGCGTCGCGTGACCGACTCTGGGCCGCGCGGCGGGCGCTCTCCGGCGCCACGCGGAAACTTGCAAAATACAAGCTCTCCGAAGACGTGGTGGTGCCCCGGAGCCGCCTGGAGGAGCTCCTCGTCGCGACCCGCGAGCTCGCGGCCGAGCACGGCGTCCGCCACCTCACGTACGGGCACGCGGGCGACGGCAACATGCACGTGAACTTCCTCTGGGACGCCCCCGAGGAGCGCCCGGCGGTCGCGCGCGCGATCGAGGCGCTGATGCGCACCACGGTCGCGCTCGGGGGCACCCTCTCGGGCGAGCACGGCATCGGCATCGCGAAGGCGCCCTACCTCGCGCTCGAGCAGTCGCCCGGGCTCATCCGCCTGCAGCGCGACCTCAAGTCGGTGTTCGATCCCCGCGGCCTGCTGAACCCCGGAAAGATCTTCCCGGCTCCCGGCCACCGCGCCTGCTGA
- a CDS encoding YHS domain-containing protein produces the protein MLSPGTKAPGEAKVGDKSYCLVSKEEFTVTDASPKVEHEGKTYYFCCSGCDQKFKKDPKKYIGSGGST, from the coding sequence GTGCTCTCCCCCGGCACGAAGGCCCCGGGCGAGGCCAAGGTAGGGGACAAGTCGTACTGCCTCGTCTCCAAGGAGGAGTTCACGGTCACCGACGCGTCGCCCAAGGTCGAGCACGAAGGGAAGACCTATTATTTCTGCTGCTCAGGCTGCGACCAGAAGTTCAAGAAGGACCCGAAGAAGTACATCGGCAGCGGCGGCTCCACCTGA
- a CDS encoding AAA family ATPase yields the protein MRSPPSATTIALGSPRGPAATSFDVAASRFRDFFAELSRAFVERDDLLTQISLALLAREHVLMTGPPGTAKSGVATAVLGRILDETTGKPSLFARQFTESTVQTDLIGPIDFKTLMATGRTEHFTDQGMLGAVHAFLDEVLDGRDMLLRTTLNVLNERELKQGTKVTSGIIECALMTTNRYLAEVLESSRDTLLAFVDRIAFVAFVPKGFGAPTSMGRVLRSQLGGARSLGWKSVLTIQDLDVLQSVTEKVGMDDALCDSLEQLMTFVETDLAAATRADPTFIPTRYLSTRTAVRLGKVLRAACVLDRIRGTERPLEVTIEDFERLRLSMLLSGPPPEHLASLLSRETDARERRQLSIMRTEREIFDRALARLPKPKKSQKKAPKGPDVSVLARAVEKAKPAGDTKALLETTAQIASAVESGAPGADQARALLDETVASLSERAVRGGLLAGAGPGLGAPGQEARDVAAALAELADGLEKSAGTARPIGRWLRGRAISLLDEAAALSTLKVGARLDASMPVDATLKDYAAQADQVLCELEALADARARLERLGADGVDSGVAAAARERALARVEDEVCEIMDTAFRDAISDALGRLSAAKLGAILAALGPTLARIDLLGERLVAVGAARGRLKARVVGPRVKPLLTAAFERLDAADRMELVDQIGDLCEELERGGLANVLLTQELLEMAAASLVKRERKRPRAVTPTADVGGYRALRAAEQRVSLAYTMVEAASRIKEPRIAPASPPDAALAELTRASFALPGELRGMMGRLDLERIARAIDQLEAFWRPLREVAARALEKGELAPVGEAIDRLGSSQFFHVTRDEGALLRFSLEARVVGEVFPEASAEAAALRARIDELEVASSQALQSLRVARADLGWKDVLAP from the coding sequence ATGCGTTCCCCCCCCAGCGCGACCACGATCGCGCTCGGGAGCCCGCGCGGTCCGGCGGCGACTTCGTTCGATGTCGCCGCGAGCCGCTTTCGCGACTTCTTCGCCGAGTTGTCGCGCGCGTTCGTCGAGCGCGACGACCTGCTGACACAGATCTCTCTCGCCCTGCTCGCACGCGAGCACGTGCTCATGACGGGCCCGCCGGGGACGGCCAAGAGCGGCGTCGCCACCGCCGTCTTGGGCCGCATCCTGGACGAGACCACGGGCAAGCCGAGCCTCTTCGCGAGGCAGTTCACCGAAAGCACGGTCCAGACCGACCTCATCGGGCCCATCGACTTCAAGACCCTGATGGCCACGGGGCGCACGGAGCACTTCACCGACCAGGGCATGCTCGGCGCCGTGCACGCGTTCCTCGACGAGGTGCTGGACGGGCGCGACATGCTCCTGCGCACGACGCTGAACGTCCTCAACGAGCGGGAGCTCAAGCAGGGCACCAAGGTCACCTCGGGCATCATCGAGTGCGCGCTCATGACCACGAACCGCTACCTCGCGGAGGTGCTCGAGAGCTCGCGCGACACGCTCCTCGCGTTCGTCGACCGCATCGCGTTCGTGGCGTTCGTCCCGAAGGGGTTCGGGGCGCCCACGTCGATGGGGCGCGTGCTCCGCTCGCAGCTCGGGGGCGCGCGCTCGCTCGGTTGGAAGAGCGTGCTCACGATCCAGGACCTCGACGTGCTCCAGAGCGTCACCGAGAAGGTCGGGATGGACGACGCGCTGTGCGACTCGCTCGAGCAGCTCATGACCTTCGTCGAGACCGACTTGGCCGCGGCGACGCGCGCCGATCCGACCTTCATCCCCACGCGCTACCTCTCGACGCGCACCGCCGTGCGGCTCGGCAAGGTGCTACGCGCGGCTTGCGTGCTCGACCGAATCCGCGGCACGGAGCGCCCGTTGGAGGTGACCATCGAGGACTTCGAGCGGCTGCGCCTCAGCATGTTGCTCTCGGGCCCGCCGCCGGAGCACCTGGCGAGCCTCCTGTCGCGCGAGACCGACGCGCGCGAGCGGCGGCAGCTCTCGATCATGCGGACCGAGCGCGAGATCTTCGATCGCGCGCTCGCGAGGCTACCCAAACCGAAGAAATCGCAGAAGAAGGCGCCGAAGGGACCCGACGTGTCGGTGCTGGCGAGGGCGGTCGAGAAGGCCAAGCCCGCGGGCGACACGAAGGCGCTCCTCGAGACCACGGCCCAGATCGCCTCGGCGGTCGAGAGCGGGGCGCCGGGCGCCGATCAGGCGCGCGCGCTGCTCGATGAGACCGTGGCGTCGCTCTCGGAGCGGGCCGTCCGAGGGGGGCTCTTGGCGGGGGCTGGGCCCGGCCTCGGCGCGCCGGGCCAGGAAGCGCGGGACGTGGCGGCGGCGCTCGCCGAGCTCGCGGACGGCCTCGAGAAGTCTGCCGGCACCGCGCGCCCCATCGGCCGCTGGCTCCGGGGTCGGGCGATCTCGCTGCTCGACGAGGCGGCCGCGCTGTCGACCCTGAAGGTCGGCGCGAGGCTGGACGCCTCGATGCCTGTAGACGCCACCCTGAAGGACTACGCCGCCCAGGCCGACCAGGTGCTCTGCGAGCTCGAGGCGCTCGCAGATGCGCGCGCTCGACTCGAGCGCCTCGGGGCCGACGGCGTGGACTCCGGGGTCGCCGCCGCCGCCCGCGAACGCGCCCTCGCCCGGGTCGAGGACGAGGTCTGCGAGATCATGGACACCGCCTTCCGTGACGCGATCTCCGACGCGCTCGGGCGCCTCTCGGCGGCGAAGCTCGGCGCCATCCTCGCGGCCCTCGGCCCCACGCTCGCGCGCATCGACCTGCTCGGCGAGCGACTCGTCGCCGTCGGGGCCGCGCGCGGCCGCCTGAAGGCGCGCGTCGTGGGCCCCCGCGTGAAGCCCCTGCTCACGGCCGCGTTCGAGCGCCTCGACGCGGCCGATCGCATGGAGCTCGTCGACCAGATCGGTGACCTCTGCGAGGAGCTCGAGCGCGGCGGGCTCGCGAACGTGCTGCTCACCCAGGAGCTGCTCGAGATGGCCGCGGCTTCGCTCGTCAAGCGCGAGCGCAAGCGACCCCGCGCCGTCACCCCTACCGCGGACGTGGGCGGCTACCGGGCCCTGCGGGCGGCCGAGCAGCGCGTGTCGCTCGCGTACACCATGGTGGAGGCCGCCTCCCGTATCAAGGAGCCGCGTATCGCACCGGCGAGCCCGCCCGACGCGGCGCTCGCCGAGCTCACGCGGGCCTCCTTCGCACTGCCAGGCGAGCTCCGCGGCATGATGGGGCGCCTCGATCTCGAGCGGATCGCGCGGGCCATAGACCAGCTCGAGGCCTTCTGGCGGCCCCTGCGAGAGGTCGCCGCGCGAGCCCTCGAGAAGGGCGAGCTCGCGCCCGTGGGCGAGGCCATCGACCGCCTCGGGTCGTCACAGTTCTTCCATGTCACGCGGGACGAGGGCGCGCTCTTGCGCTTCTCCCTCGAGGCGCGCGTGGTGGGCGAGGTCTTCCCGGAGGCGAGCGCCGAGGCCGCGGCGCTGCGGGCGCGGATCGACGAGCTCGAGGTCGCCTCGAGCCAGGCGCTGCAGAGCCTCCGCGTCGCCCGCGCCGATCTGGGCTGGAAGGACGTCCTCGCGCCGTGA